One Carassius carassius chromosome 20, fCarCar2.1, whole genome shotgun sequence DNA segment encodes these proteins:
- the si:ch211-207d6.2 gene encoding sickle tail protein homolog isoform X1 has translation MSKPSRLVKPSKQSRKEPPGNRSHMLVVGERLMRAGSEGNLVRSRPPQKPSDTNPVGSNPEQARSHQRLCSHEDVDRNRRKQSSADESEQSDPWSPRTVPRRHTVGGPRTAGDVIIMQSYNMDQKKEAFLEHLKQKYPHHASVIMGHQERLQDQIRSSGHSVTPQSAVGEPREHLSLASLESLEAMSEGEAPSAFTRGSRSRASLPVVKSNNQTKDRSLGVLYLQYGEETKQIRMPNEVTGADTIKALFVSAFPQHLTMKTLESPSVAIYIKDDMRNMYYELTDVRNITSHSCLKVYHKDPAQAFNHNTRPNNGEIRITRERFYSGRQQPGGQSPVHTLPHSPIHSVQGSLSPPTPRSMPSSPSRIPFSHSVAMPGGATLPRDRVSNAPPNRSITPCSSAILERRDVKPDEDLSSKSVPLYSEAYASPEARLSVSSSQGSHSGDVPDGAAYIQHRSSVKSVGAYTDGQDLQHSLYRQKSRKYSESQLASMGSKTPPASPHRVNEVRMIDMLPGQNSYMPSQGVAAERASPVRRSFRKDSNGAMEVATRVRGNVASPVFADLQPSHGEKPFQGHVAAGDPQSEKIKAMEQQIASLTGLVQHALMKGPNTSAKETSSEKPVKTESSEQNGGICTVSSSKEPVVQTDSISPVRDPAMCSILSTFRRNVSDLRLQLHQLKQMQLQNQDAMRQMLRQAELDISERFSDIVLHLEDPVHRQRVQVEEERHRYLGMEERVLVQLGELENYVEMLKKESSCAMSNRPVTLKDVEEGAVNLRKVGEALATLKGEFPALQMKMRGVLRVEVEAVRFLKEEPHKMDSMLKRVKALTDTLSGLRRYTTESHNHTSDPVQVKALPADSVSFVEEYRSPKPVCESPTPQPRSPAKIICSEPVPSSPVTVHHIQGTPISTHHPSPPLTPTHSRDSPTVVKVSPRSRENSPALLKRAAPRGQEAVPATVVINTTGSSSPEEIYVNTSRPMPEEVSKQAAEEDKVEMERILQQTQASLMKAIPDLEVSKQVDSASSHPPSILPDEVDFPLPVSSPPEAAPQDGPKADKPVQTSLERPQKPHRASVDRVQPNPETASKSPPPPPPRRFYPSVSGLTTGRSGEVIYTTRKESTSAQEGEEEAPKPKPLRVPPEVKPKPRTPPPVNISTLQDEEDEGDKIMAELQVFQKCTKKDLQPRYIVDLTSRELSDSEMEPGLSLSYHTKQTSSHLSEEGALSESREASATPGSPGVMYYITGTSKTSRQSTSRPDDLKEPKEATFSPSKVATENASDISQQQKLLKSNDLSINSVQLNQSVKEVQTKPNNIHEVPYSPFNSLRNSTEAEKGASLINPKELKAESVLKSLKQVVPTPSEKVSPVEEKFEEHILRTSSVAPVMDKSIKHGHRTTTVKVTLVSKCPQSAEPVHQPNTDDSFSTQPNNHDIEQDVTKRSPEDHARYTEEASLSPDLPGDEGPLPPNNIAFRITKTKVQALSTGEYQQLVNSKGTDVQTVKVGSEPTLTAPEDSRFDKKPVIIIFDEPMDICQAYKRLSTVFECEEELERVLSEERIDEENEEEVEANSKSQVSQITPTDNLDQFRTENRANNQSSSSVPVPVQQQSSFESPALSVEEGDKTESAKDAKKKFKFKFPKKQLVAIGQALRTGTKTGKKTLQVVVYEDEEEPDGTVKELKEAKRFEIKSHADDDSTTPKSLWQNQTTTSQSTKDRTEELRKTTYQTLNSLEQTIKQLESTISDIEPTLVSEVSCKEELKAKRLSSDAEPEEGSPTKKPAPLKPKPHKSSLQKRSKTQSRSSSSTATSSSSSSSKQNSGDSPASSQTSSPKSRPQPAESVEKPGKPQKLQDSQRQFRQVVLL, from the exons AGCAAGCGAGAAGCCACCAGAGGCTGTGCTCCCATGAGGATGTGGACagaaacagaagaaaacaaaGCAGTGCAGATGAGAGTGAGCAGTCTGACCCCTGGTCCCCTCGCACCGTGCCAAGGCGACACACAGTAGGAGGGCCTCGCACCGCTGGGGACGTGATCATCATGCAGTCCTACAACATGGACCAGAAGAAAGAGGCTTTTCTTGAGCATTTGAAACAAAAGTACCCCCATCATGCTTCTGTCATTATGGGGCACCAGGAAAGACTCCAAGACCAG ATCAGGAGTTCTGGGCACAGTGTAACCCCTCAGTCTGCTGTAGGGGAGCCGAGGGAGCATCTCTCTTTGGCCTCCCTTGAGTCTTTGGAGGCCATGTCGGAGGGAGAAGCCCCCTCCGCCTTCACCCGAGGCAGCCGCTCTCGAGCGAGCCTCCCCGTGGTCAAGTCAAATAACCAGACCAAGGACAGGTCATTAG GTGTCCTCTACCTGCAGTATGGAGAAGAGACCAAACAGATCCGAATGCCCAATGAGGTGACGGGTGCAGACACCATCAAGGCTCTGTTTGTCAGTGCCTTCCCTCAGCACCTCACTATGAAGACACTGGAGTCCCCCAGCGTGGCTATATACATCAAAGATGACATGAGGAATATGTACTATGAGCTGACTGATGTCAG GAACATCACATCACACTCTTGCCTGAAAGTGTATCACAAAGACCCAGCCCAGGCCTTCAATCACAACACAAGACCAAATAATGGAGAAATTAGG ATCACAAGAGAGAGGTTCTACAGTGGCAGACAGCAGCCGGGAGGCCAAAGCCCAGTGCACACTCTGCCTCACAGTCCCATACATTCAGTCCAGGGCTCTCTGTCTCCTCCTACACCTCGCTCCATGCCCTCATCTCCTTCTAGAATCCCCTTCAGCCACTCTGTTGCCATGCCTGGTGGTGCCACCTTACCCAGGGACCGTGTGTCCAACGCACCCCCAAATCGCTCTATCACACCCTGCTCCAGTGCCATCCTGGAGCGACGGGACGTAAAACCGGATGAGGATCTGAGCAGCAAGAGCGTTCCTTTGTATTCAGAAGCATACGCTTCACCTGAAGCCAGGCTCAGTGTCTCCTCATCACAAGGCAGCCATTCTGGAGACGTCCCGGATGGGGCGGCGTACATCCAGCACCGCTCCTCCGTCAAGTCTGTCGGTGCGTACACAGATGGCCAGGATCTGCAGCACTCCCTCTACAGACAGAAATCTCGAAAGTACAGTGAGAGTCAGCTCGCTTCCATGGGCTCCAAAACACCGCCTGCTTCTCCTCACAGGGTCAATGAGGTCAGAATGATTGACATGCTCCCAGGCCAGAACTCCTACATGCCCTCACAAGGTGTGGCAGCGGAAAGAGCATCACCTGTGCGTAGATCTTTCCGCAAGGACAGTAATGGGGCCATGGAGGTGGCGACCAGGGTTAGAGGCAATGTGGCCTCCCCTGTTTTTGCCGACCTTCAGCCCAGTCACGGAGAGAAGCCATTTCAAGGACACGTGGCAGCCGGAGATCCTCAGAG TGAAAAAATAAAGGCAATGGAGCAGCAGATAGCCAGTCTTACTGGACTCGTTCAACACGCTCTTATGAAAGGGCCAAATACAAGTGCCAAAGAGACTTCCAG TGAGAAACCGGTAAAGACTGAGTCTTCGGAACAGAATGGTG GCATCTGTACTGTATCATCATCTAAAGAGCCAGTTGTGCAGACAGACAGTATTTCTCCTGTCAGAGACCCTGCTATGTGCTCAATCCTCTCCACCTTCAGGAGAAACGTCTCTGACCTCAGACTGCAGCTCCATCAACTCAAACAGATGCAG CTGCAAAACCAGGATGCCATGAGGCAGATGCTGCGACAGGCAGAGCTGGATATCTCCGAGAGGTTTTCAGACATTGTGCTGCACCTTGAGGACCCCGTTCATAGACAGCGAGTCCAGGTGGAAGAAGAAAGACACAGATATCTAGGCATGGAAGAGAGGGTTCTCGTACAGCTCGG AGAGCTGGAAAACTATGTGGAGATGCTCAAGAAAGAATCCAGCTGTGCCATGAGCAATCGACCAGTCACTCTGAAGGATGTGGAGGAAGGGGCGGTCAACTTACGCAAAGTAGGAGAAGCTTTGGCCACACTCAAAG GAGAGTTCCCAGCCCTGCAGATGAAAATGCGTGGCGTGTTGAGGGTGGAGGTGGAGGCGGTGCGCTTCCTTAAAGAGGAGCCTCACAAAATGGACAGCATGCTGAAGAGAGTCAAAGCTCTGACTGACACTCTCAGTGGACTGAGAAG ATACACCACTGAAAGCCACAACCATACTTCTGACCCAGTCCAAGTGAAGGCATTACCAGCTGATTCAGTTTCCTTTGTGGAAGAGTACAGATCTCCAAAACCTGTTTGTGAGTCCCCCACCCCACAGCCAAGATCACCTGCCAAAATCATCTGCTCTGAGCCCGTACCCTCTTCTCCAGTCACGGTGCACCACATTCAGGGGACTCCCATCAGCACACACCACCCCAGTCCCCCGCTCACACCCACCCATAGCAGGGACTCCCCCACTGTGGTGAAGGTCAGTCCCAGGAGCAGAGAAAACAGTCCTGCCCTGCTAAAGAGAGCAGCACCACGGGGCCAGGAAGCTGTGCCAGCAACCGTTGTCATCAACACGACTGGATCCTCCTCACCAGAGGAGATCTATGTCAACACAAGCAGGCCCATGCCTGAAGAG GTTTCAAAACAGGCAGCAGAGGAGGACAAGGTTGAAATGGAGAGGATCCTTCAGCAGACTCAGGCCAGCCTTATGAAGGCTATACCTGACCTGGAAGTGAGCAAACAGGTGGACAGCGCCTCCTCCCATCCACCCAGCATCTTGCCAGATGAGGTGGACTTTCCACTTCCTGTATCTTCACCCCCTG AAGCCGCACCGCAGGATGGACCCAAGGCAGATAAACCTGTCCAGACCAGTTTGGAGAGGCCACAGAAGCCCCACAGGGCCAGTGTTGACAGAGTACAGCCCAACCCTGAAACGGCCAGCAAATcgcctccccctccccctccacgCAGATTCTACCCCTCTGTATCTGGACTCACCACAGGACGTTCAGGAGAGGTGATCTACACCACCCGGAAAGAGTCCACTAGTGCACAG GAGGGTGAAGAGGAGGCCCCGAAGCCCAAACCCTTGCGTGTGCCCCCAGAGGTCAAGCCCAAGCCCCGCACCCCTCCTCCTGTCAACATCTCCACCTTACAAGATGAAGAGGATGAAGGAGATAAGATCATGGCTGAGCTACAG GTGTTTCAGAAGTgcacaaaaaaagatttacagcCCAGATATATCGTTGATCTCACATCCCGTGAGCTCTCAGACAGTGAGATGGAGCCAGGGCTTTCCCTGTCTTACCACACAAAG CAGACCTCCTCTCACCTATCTGAAGAAGGAGCACTGTCTGAAAGTAGGGAAGCTAGTGCAACACCTGGTTCACCTGGG GTCATGTATTATATCACTGGAACATCAAAAACATCAAGGCAGAGCACCTCTAGGCCAGATGACCTAAAGGAACCCAAGGAAGCAACTTTTTCTCCTTCGAAGGTTGCAACTGAGAATGCTTCCGACATTTCCCAGCAGCAAAAACTGTTAAAATCAAATGACTTATCTATAAATTCAGTTCAGCTAAACCAATCAGTCAAGGAGGTCCAAACCAAGCCAAATAATATTCATGAGGTGCCATATAGCCCCTTTAACTCTTTAAGGAACAGCACAGAAGCTGAAAAAGGGGCATCGCTCATTAATCCCAAAGAGCTCAAGGCTGAATCAGTGCTGAAGTCTCTAAAGCAGGTGGTTCCTACACCTTCTGAGAAAGTTTCACCTGTTGAGGAGAAGTTTGAGGAGCATATACTGCGTACATCCTCTGTTGCACCTGTTATGGACAAGTCAATAAAGCATGGACATCGCACAACCACTGTTAAAGTTACACTTGTTAGCAAGTGTCCACAAAGTGCTGAACCAGTCCATCAACCCAACACTGATGACTCATTTTCAACACAACCGAATAACCATGACATTGAGCAGGATGTAACAAAGAGATCACCTGAAGATCATGCCAGATACACTGAGGAGGCCAGTCTAAGTCCAGACCTCCCAGGAGACGAAGGTCCTCTTCCACCAAATAACATTGCCTTCAGGATCACTAAAACCAAGGTACAGGCTCTATCGACTGGAGAGTACCAACAGCTGGTAAACAGTAAAGGCACAGATGTCCAAACTGTTAAAGTGGGCTCAGAACCAACCCTAACTGCCCCCGAGGACTCTAGGTTTGACAAGAAGCCGGTTATCATAATTTTTGACGAGCCTATGGATATCTGTCAGGCCTACAAGCGACTGTCCACCGTCTTTGAATGTGAAGAAGAGCTTGAGAGGGTGCTATCGGAAGAGAGGATAGATGAAGAGAATGAGGAGGAAGTGGAAGCCAACTCAAAGAGTCAGGTCAGTCAGATAACACCTACAGATAATCTAGATCAGTTCAGAACTGAGAATAGGGCAAACAATCAGAGTAGTAGTAGCGTTCCAGTGCCTGTACAACAGCAGAGTTCCTTTGAGAGTCCTGCTCTTTCTGTTGAGGAAGGAGATAAGACAGAATCTGCTAAAGATGCGAAAAAGAAATTCAAGTTTAAGTTCCCCAAGAAGCAGCTTGTAGCTATTGGCCAAGCTCTTCGTACGGGGACAAAAACTGGCAAAAAGACACTGCAAGTAGTTGTCTACGAGGATGAAGAGGAACCAGATGGAACCGTGAAGGAGCTCAAAGAAGCTAAAAGGTTTGAGATCAAGTCCCACGCAGACGATGATTCTACCACTCCTAAGTCTTTATGGCAAAACCAGACCACCACGTCACAGAGCACCAAAGACAGAACTGAGGAACTCCGTAAGACTACTTATCAAACATTAAACAGCCTTGAGCAGACCATTAAGCAGTTGGAAAGTACCATAAGTGATATTGAGCCTACATTGGTTTCGGAAGTCTCCTGCAAGGAGGAATTGAAAGCTAAGAGATTGTCCAGTGATGCAGAACCGGAGGAGGGCAGTCCCACAAAAAAGCCAGCCCCACTGAAGCCCAAACCCCACAAGTCATCTCTGCAAAAGAGATCCAAAACACAGTCTCGATCCTCCTCAAGCACGGCCACTTCCTCCAGTTCCTCCAGCAGTAAACAG AACTCTGGTGACTCGCCTGCTTCGAGTCAGACTTCCTCACCCAAGTCTCGCCCGCAGCCAGCAGAGAGTGTGGAAAAACCTGGAAAACCTCAAAAGCTCCAGGACTCCCAGAGGCAATTCCGTCAGGTAGTTTTACTATAG
- the si:ch211-207d6.2 gene encoding sickle tail protein homolog isoform X5, whose translation MQSYNMDQKKEAFLEHLKQKYPHHASVIMGHQERLQDQIRSSGHSVTPQSAVGEPREHLSLASLESLEAMSEGEAPSAFTRGSRSRASLPVVKSNNQTKDRSLGVLYLQYGEETKQIRMPNEVTGADTIKALFVSAFPQHLTMKTLESPSVAIYIKDDMRNMYYELTDVRNITSHSCLKVYHKDPAQAFNHNTRPNNGEIRITRERFYSGRQQPGGQSPVHTLPHSPIHSVQGSLSPPTPRSMPSSPSRIPFSHSVAMPGGATLPRDRVSNAPPNRSITPCSSAILERRDVKPDEDLSSKSVPLYSEAYASPEARLSVSSSQGSHSGDVPDGAAYIQHRSSVKSVGAYTDGQDLQHSLYRQKSRKYSESQLASMGSKTPPASPHRVNEVRMIDMLPGQNSYMPSQGVAAERASPVRRSFRKDSNGAMEVATRVRGNVASPVFADLQPSHGEKPFQGHVAAGDPQSEKIKAMEQQIASLTGLVQHALMKGPNTSAKETSSEKPVKTESSEQNGGICTVSSSKEPVVQTDSISPVRDPAMCSILSTFRRNVSDLRLQLHQLKQMQLQNQDAMRQMLRQAELDISERFSDIVLHLEDPVHRQRVQVEEERHRYLGMEERVLVQLGELENYVEMLKKESSCAMSNRPVTLKDVEEGAVNLRKVGEALATLKGEFPALQMKMRGVLRVEVEAVRFLKEEPHKMDSMLKRVKALTDTLSGLRRYTTESHNHTSDPVQVKALPADSVSFVEEYRSPKPVCESPTPQPRSPAKIICSEPVPSSPVTVHHIQGTPISTHHPSPPLTPTHSRDSPTVVKVSPRSRENSPALLKRAAPRGQEAVPATVVINTTGSSSPEEIYVNTSRPMPEEVSKQAAEEDKVEMERILQQTQASLMKAIPDLEVSKQVDSASSHPPSILPDEVDFPLPVSSPPEAAPQDGPKADKPVQTSLERPQKPHRASVDRVQPNPETASKSPPPPPPRRFYPSVSGLTTGRSGEVIYTTRKESTSAQEGEEEAPKPKPLRVPPEVKPKPRTPPPVNISTLQDEEDEGDKIMAELQVFQKCTKKDLQPRYIVDLTSRELSDSEMEPGLSLSYHTKQTSSHLSEEGALSESREASATPGSPGVMYYITGTSKTSRQSTSRPDDLKEPKEATFSPSKVATENASDISQQQKLLKSNDLSINSVQLNQSVKEVQTKPNNIHEVPYSPFNSLRNSTEAEKGASLINPKELKAESVLKSLKQVVPTPSEKVSPVEEKFEEHILRTSSVAPVMDKSIKHGHRTTTVKVTLVSKCPQSAEPVHQPNTDDSFSTQPNNHDIEQDVTKRSPEDHARYTEEASLSPDLPGDEGPLPPNNIAFRITKTKVQALSTGEYQQLVNSKGTDVQTVKVGSEPTLTAPEDSRFDKKPVIIIFDEPMDICQAYKRLSTVFECEEELERVLSEERIDEENEEEVEANSKSQVSQITPTDNLDQFRTENRANNQSSSSVPVPVQQQSSFESPALSVEEGDKTESAKDAKKKFKFKFPKKQLVAIGQALRTGTKTGKKTLQVVVYEDEEEPDGTVKELKEAKRFEIKSHADDDSTTPKSLWQNQTTTSQSTKDRTEELRKTTYQTLNSLEQTIKQLESTISDIEPTLVSEVSCKEELKAKRLSSDAEPEEGSPTKKPAPLKPKPHKSSLQKRSKTQSRSSSSTATSSSSSSSKQNSGDSPASSQTSSPKSRPQPAESVEKPGKPQKLQDSQRQFRQVVLL comes from the exons ATGCAGTCCTACAACATGGACCAGAAGAAAGAGGCTTTTCTTGAGCATTTGAAACAAAAGTACCCCCATCATGCTTCTGTCATTATGGGGCACCAGGAAAGACTCCAAGACCAG ATCAGGAGTTCTGGGCACAGTGTAACCCCTCAGTCTGCTGTAGGGGAGCCGAGGGAGCATCTCTCTTTGGCCTCCCTTGAGTCTTTGGAGGCCATGTCGGAGGGAGAAGCCCCCTCCGCCTTCACCCGAGGCAGCCGCTCTCGAGCGAGCCTCCCCGTGGTCAAGTCAAATAACCAGACCAAGGACAGGTCATTAG GTGTCCTCTACCTGCAGTATGGAGAAGAGACCAAACAGATCCGAATGCCCAATGAGGTGACGGGTGCAGACACCATCAAGGCTCTGTTTGTCAGTGCCTTCCCTCAGCACCTCACTATGAAGACACTGGAGTCCCCCAGCGTGGCTATATACATCAAAGATGACATGAGGAATATGTACTATGAGCTGACTGATGTCAG GAACATCACATCACACTCTTGCCTGAAAGTGTATCACAAAGACCCAGCCCAGGCCTTCAATCACAACACAAGACCAAATAATGGAGAAATTAGG ATCACAAGAGAGAGGTTCTACAGTGGCAGACAGCAGCCGGGAGGCCAAAGCCCAGTGCACACTCTGCCTCACAGTCCCATACATTCAGTCCAGGGCTCTCTGTCTCCTCCTACACCTCGCTCCATGCCCTCATCTCCTTCTAGAATCCCCTTCAGCCACTCTGTTGCCATGCCTGGTGGTGCCACCTTACCCAGGGACCGTGTGTCCAACGCACCCCCAAATCGCTCTATCACACCCTGCTCCAGTGCCATCCTGGAGCGACGGGACGTAAAACCGGATGAGGATCTGAGCAGCAAGAGCGTTCCTTTGTATTCAGAAGCATACGCTTCACCTGAAGCCAGGCTCAGTGTCTCCTCATCACAAGGCAGCCATTCTGGAGACGTCCCGGATGGGGCGGCGTACATCCAGCACCGCTCCTCCGTCAAGTCTGTCGGTGCGTACACAGATGGCCAGGATCTGCAGCACTCCCTCTACAGACAGAAATCTCGAAAGTACAGTGAGAGTCAGCTCGCTTCCATGGGCTCCAAAACACCGCCTGCTTCTCCTCACAGGGTCAATGAGGTCAGAATGATTGACATGCTCCCAGGCCAGAACTCCTACATGCCCTCACAAGGTGTGGCAGCGGAAAGAGCATCACCTGTGCGTAGATCTTTCCGCAAGGACAGTAATGGGGCCATGGAGGTGGCGACCAGGGTTAGAGGCAATGTGGCCTCCCCTGTTTTTGCCGACCTTCAGCCCAGTCACGGAGAGAAGCCATTTCAAGGACACGTGGCAGCCGGAGATCCTCAGAG TGAAAAAATAAAGGCAATGGAGCAGCAGATAGCCAGTCTTACTGGACTCGTTCAACACGCTCTTATGAAAGGGCCAAATACAAGTGCCAAAGAGACTTCCAG TGAGAAACCGGTAAAGACTGAGTCTTCGGAACAGAATGGTG GCATCTGTACTGTATCATCATCTAAAGAGCCAGTTGTGCAGACAGACAGTATTTCTCCTGTCAGAGACCCTGCTATGTGCTCAATCCTCTCCACCTTCAGGAGAAACGTCTCTGACCTCAGACTGCAGCTCCATCAACTCAAACAGATGCAG CTGCAAAACCAGGATGCCATGAGGCAGATGCTGCGACAGGCAGAGCTGGATATCTCCGAGAGGTTTTCAGACATTGTGCTGCACCTTGAGGACCCCGTTCATAGACAGCGAGTCCAGGTGGAAGAAGAAAGACACAGATATCTAGGCATGGAAGAGAGGGTTCTCGTACAGCTCGG AGAGCTGGAAAACTATGTGGAGATGCTCAAGAAAGAATCCAGCTGTGCCATGAGCAATCGACCAGTCACTCTGAAGGATGTGGAGGAAGGGGCGGTCAACTTACGCAAAGTAGGAGAAGCTTTGGCCACACTCAAAG GAGAGTTCCCAGCCCTGCAGATGAAAATGCGTGGCGTGTTGAGGGTGGAGGTGGAGGCGGTGCGCTTCCTTAAAGAGGAGCCTCACAAAATGGACAGCATGCTGAAGAGAGTCAAAGCTCTGACTGACACTCTCAGTGGACTGAGAAG ATACACCACTGAAAGCCACAACCATACTTCTGACCCAGTCCAAGTGAAGGCATTACCAGCTGATTCAGTTTCCTTTGTGGAAGAGTACAGATCTCCAAAACCTGTTTGTGAGTCCCCCACCCCACAGCCAAGATCACCTGCCAAAATCATCTGCTCTGAGCCCGTACCCTCTTCTCCAGTCACGGTGCACCACATTCAGGGGACTCCCATCAGCACACACCACCCCAGTCCCCCGCTCACACCCACCCATAGCAGGGACTCCCCCACTGTGGTGAAGGTCAGTCCCAGGAGCAGAGAAAACAGTCCTGCCCTGCTAAAGAGAGCAGCACCACGGGGCCAGGAAGCTGTGCCAGCAACCGTTGTCATCAACACGACTGGATCCTCCTCACCAGAGGAGATCTATGTCAACACAAGCAGGCCCATGCCTGAAGAG GTTTCAAAACAGGCAGCAGAGGAGGACAAGGTTGAAATGGAGAGGATCCTTCAGCAGACTCAGGCCAGCCTTATGAAGGCTATACCTGACCTGGAAGTGAGCAAACAGGTGGACAGCGCCTCCTCCCATCCACCCAGCATCTTGCCAGATGAGGTGGACTTTCCACTTCCTGTATCTTCACCCCCTG AAGCCGCACCGCAGGATGGACCCAAGGCAGATAAACCTGTCCAGACCAGTTTGGAGAGGCCACAGAAGCCCCACAGGGCCAGTGTTGACAGAGTACAGCCCAACCCTGAAACGGCCAGCAAATcgcctccccctccccctccacgCAGATTCTACCCCTCTGTATCTGGACTCACCACAGGACGTTCAGGAGAGGTGATCTACACCACCCGGAAAGAGTCCACTAGTGCACAG GAGGGTGAAGAGGAGGCCCCGAAGCCCAAACCCTTGCGTGTGCCCCCAGAGGTCAAGCCCAAGCCCCGCACCCCTCCTCCTGTCAACATCTCCACCTTACAAGATGAAGAGGATGAAGGAGATAAGATCATGGCTGAGCTACAG GTGTTTCAGAAGTgcacaaaaaaagatttacagcCCAGATATATCGTTGATCTCACATCCCGTGAGCTCTCAGACAGTGAGATGGAGCCAGGGCTTTCCCTGTCTTACCACACAAAG CAGACCTCCTCTCACCTATCTGAAGAAGGAGCACTGTCTGAAAGTAGGGAAGCTAGTGCAACACCTGGTTCACCTGGG GTCATGTATTATATCACTGGAACATCAAAAACATCAAGGCAGAGCACCTCTAGGCCAGATGACCTAAAGGAACCCAAGGAAGCAACTTTTTCTCCTTCGAAGGTTGCAACTGAGAATGCTTCCGACATTTCCCAGCAGCAAAAACTGTTAAAATCAAATGACTTATCTATAAATTCAGTTCAGCTAAACCAATCAGTCAAGGAGGTCCAAACCAAGCCAAATAATATTCATGAGGTGCCATATAGCCCCTTTAACTCTTTAAGGAACAGCACAGAAGCTGAAAAAGGGGCATCGCTCATTAATCCCAAAGAGCTCAAGGCTGAATCAGTGCTGAAGTCTCTAAAGCAGGTGGTTCCTACACCTTCTGAGAAAGTTTCACCTGTTGAGGAGAAGTTTGAGGAGCATATACTGCGTACATCCTCTGTTGCACCTGTTATGGACAAGTCAATAAAGCATGGACATCGCACAACCACTGTTAAAGTTACACTTGTTAGCAAGTGTCCACAAAGTGCTGAACCAGTCCATCAACCCAACACTGATGACTCATTTTCAACACAACCGAATAACCATGACATTGAGCAGGATGTAACAAAGAGATCACCTGAAGATCATGCCAGATACACTGAGGAGGCCAGTCTAAGTCCAGACCTCCCAGGAGACGAAGGTCCTCTTCCACCAAATAACATTGCCTTCAGGATCACTAAAACCAAGGTACAGGCTCTATCGACTGGAGAGTACCAACAGCTGGTAAACAGTAAAGGCACAGATGTCCAAACTGTTAAAGTGGGCTCAGAACCAACCCTAACTGCCCCCGAGGACTCTAGGTTTGACAAGAAGCCGGTTATCATAATTTTTGACGAGCCTATGGATATCTGTCAGGCCTACAAGCGACTGTCCACCGTCTTTGAATGTGAAGAAGAGCTTGAGAGGGTGCTATCGGAAGAGAGGATAGATGAAGAGAATGAGGAGGAAGTGGAAGCCAACTCAAAGAGTCAGGTCAGTCAGATAACACCTACAGATAATCTAGATCAGTTCAGAACTGAGAATAGGGCAAACAATCAGAGTAGTAGTAGCGTTCCAGTGCCTGTACAACAGCAGAGTTCCTTTGAGAGTCCTGCTCTTTCTGTTGAGGAAGGAGATAAGACAGAATCTGCTAAAGATGCGAAAAAGAAATTCAAGTTTAAGTTCCCCAAGAAGCAGCTTGTAGCTATTGGCCAAGCTCTTCGTACGGGGACAAAAACTGGCAAAAAGACACTGCAAGTAGTTGTCTACGAGGATGAAGAGGAACCAGATGGAACCGTGAAGGAGCTCAAAGAAGCTAAAAGGTTTGAGATCAAGTCCCACGCAGACGATGATTCTACCACTCCTAAGTCTTTATGGCAAAACCAGACCACCACGTCACAGAGCACCAAAGACAGAACTGAGGAACTCCGTAAGACTACTTATCAAACATTAAACAGCCTTGAGCAGACCATTAAGCAGTTGGAAAGTACCATAAGTGATATTGAGCCTACATTGGTTTCGGAAGTCTCCTGCAAGGAGGAATTGAAAGCTAAGAGATTGTCCAGTGATGCAGAACCGGAGGAGGGCAGTCCCACAAAAAAGCCAGCCCCACTGAAGCCCAAACCCCACAAGTCATCTCTGCAAAAGAGATCCAAAACACAGTCTCGATCCTCCTCAAGCACGGCCACTTCCTCCAGTTCCTCCAGCAGTAAACAG AACTCTGGTGACTCGCCTGCTTCGAGTCAGACTTCCTCACCCAAGTCTCGCCCGCAGCCAGCAGAGAGTGTGGAAAAACCTGGAAAACCTCAAAAGCTCCAGGACTCCCAGAGGCAATTCCGTCAGGTAGTTTTACTATAG